The proteins below are encoded in one region of Dehalococcoidia bacterium:
- a CDS encoding carboxyl transferase domain-containing protein: protein MRLLVANRGEIAVRILRAAAELGVETVAVYSEDDAQSLHVRRADAAQALRGRGVRAYLDIEQIIAAALAHGCDAVHPGYGFLSEQAEFARACEDAGLKFVGPTAETLEIFGDKTRARDLARECSVPVLGGTGPIDAVQARAFLESFGQGGSMVIKAVAGGGGRGMRVVRSLEEVDAAWERCRSEAEAAFGNGAVYAEELMPKARHVEVQVIGDGRGAVAHLWERECSLQRRHQKVIEIAPSPGLAEEVRARLLEDAVRMAQKVSYRSAGTFEFLVDAAGGARYAFIEANARLQVEHTVTEEVLGVDIVKAQLRLAMGASLAEVGLRQDQVPAPRGFAVQARVNMETIDRDGSVRPSAGVIAGFEPPGGPAVRVDTMGYTGYRVPPAFDSLLAKVVGYSAAGFEDAVAVTSRALREFGVAGVRTNIGFLLNVLRHPDFVAGRLYTDFIEDHLAELVETAEEEERRLKPAEGIRVGAKVDAIDPLAVLNYGKTGGAEAPTAAAVPEPLLFDVPVPEGMVAVRAPVQATIVSIDVREGDLVRAGEQLLVLNAMKMEHVLRAPVGGIVHQLLGAVGDSVAEGAPLLFMEEQEVGEALSAEPTEADLDRIRPDLAEVERRRALTTDEARAEAVAEHHARARRTARENIADLVDPGSFLQYGSLVVPQGLQGTVDELLQYAPSDGMVMGLAQVNRDLFGPEKSRCVVMSYDYTVLAGTQGGMNHRMIDRMFETAAKLKTPVILFAEGGGGRAGGGSRGGPTGGRPENAPGQISGGGGLGVPSWKKLSDLSALVPLVGIVSGRCFAGNAALLGICDVIIATPDATIGMGGPAMIEGGGLGVYRPEEVGPVSVQVPNGVIDILAQDEAEAVRVAKKYLSYFQGRVGTWEAADQRKLRNIIPENRLRVYDVRQVIETLADKESVLELRRDFGRAMITALVRIEGRPLGVVANNPLFNSGAIDSPAADKAARFLQLCDAFDLPVLMLCDTPGIMVGPEAEKTALVRHANRMFVVGSTISVPVFTIVLRKAYGLGAQTMGGGNHRIPVFTLAWPTGEFGGMGLEGQVKLGRRRELEAIDDPVERRERFERYVEQAYARGKAINAGHVFEVDDVIDPADSRRWLSAGLESLPPPPPRVGKKRPCIDAW from the coding sequence GTGCGCCTTCTGGTGGCGAACAGGGGCGAGATTGCGGTGCGCATCCTGCGCGCCGCGGCCGAGCTTGGCGTCGAGACCGTCGCCGTTTACTCGGAGGACGACGCCCAGAGCCTGCATGTCCGGCGCGCCGACGCGGCCCAGGCACTGCGCGGCAGAGGTGTGCGAGCCTATCTGGACATCGAACAGATCATCGCGGCCGCGCTGGCGCACGGCTGCGACGCAGTTCATCCCGGGTACGGCTTCCTGAGCGAGCAGGCGGAGTTTGCCCGCGCCTGCGAAGATGCCGGCCTGAAGTTCGTGGGCCCTACCGCCGAGACCCTGGAGATATTCGGAGACAAGACGCGGGCGCGGGACCTGGCGAGGGAGTGCTCTGTCCCCGTCCTTGGCGGCACGGGGCCCATCGATGCCGTCCAGGCGCGCGCTTTCCTGGAATCGTTCGGCCAGGGGGGCAGCATGGTGATCAAGGCCGTCGCCGGTGGCGGCGGCCGTGGCATGCGCGTCGTGCGCTCCCTGGAAGAAGTCGACGCGGCCTGGGAGCGCTGCCGCTCCGAGGCAGAGGCAGCTTTCGGCAACGGGGCGGTCTATGCAGAAGAGCTCATGCCGAAGGCCCGCCACGTCGAGGTGCAGGTGATCGGCGACGGCCGAGGCGCCGTCGCTCACCTCTGGGAGCGGGAGTGCAGCCTGCAGCGCAGGCACCAGAAGGTGATCGAGATCGCGCCCTCTCCCGGCCTGGCGGAGGAGGTACGGGCGCGGCTTCTGGAGGACGCCGTGCGCATGGCGCAGAAGGTCTCCTACCGCAGCGCCGGGACGTTCGAGTTCCTGGTAGATGCCGCCGGCGGAGCGCGCTACGCCTTCATCGAAGCGAACGCCCGCCTTCAGGTAGAGCACACCGTGACCGAGGAAGTGCTCGGCGTTGACATCGTGAAGGCGCAGCTGCGCCTTGCCATGGGGGCCTCGCTCGCGGAAGTGGGCCTCCGGCAGGACCAGGTGCCGGCGCCGCGCGGGTTCGCGGTTCAGGCGCGCGTGAACATGGAGACCATCGACCGCGATGGCTCGGTTCGTCCCTCAGCCGGCGTGATCGCCGGGTTCGAGCCGCCCGGCGGCCCGGCCGTGCGCGTCGACACGATGGGTTACACCGGCTATCGCGTCCCGCCGGCCTTCGACTCCCTTCTGGCGAAGGTCGTCGGCTATTCGGCCGCAGGCTTCGAGGACGCGGTCGCGGTCACTTCCAGGGCGCTACGGGAGTTCGGCGTGGCGGGCGTGAGGACGAACATCGGCTTCCTGCTAAACGTGCTGCGCCATCCTGACTTCGTCGCCGGACGCCTCTACACGGACTTCATCGAGGACCATCTGGCCGAACTCGTGGAAACAGCGGAGGAGGAGGAACGCCGTCTGAAGCCAGCCGAAGGGATCCGGGTTGGCGCGAAGGTCGACGCGATCGACCCGCTTGCGGTGCTGAACTACGGCAAGACGGGCGGCGCCGAGGCGCCTACGGCCGCGGCAGTGCCGGAGCCGCTGCTCTTCGACGTCCCCGTGCCGGAGGGCATGGTGGCCGTGCGGGCGCCTGTTCAGGCGACGATCGTGAGCATAGATGTGCGTGAAGGCGACCTGGTGCGTGCGGGCGAGCAATTACTCGTGCTGAACGCGATGAAAATGGAGCACGTGCTGCGCGCGCCTGTGGGCGGCATTGTCCACCAGCTGCTGGGCGCCGTGGGAGACAGCGTCGCCGAGGGCGCCCCCCTCCTCTTCATGGAGGAGCAAGAGGTTGGCGAAGCGCTATCTGCCGAGCCGACCGAGGCCGACCTCGACCGCATCCGGCCGGACCTCGCCGAGGTCGAGCGCCGGCGGGCCCTGACGACCGACGAGGCGCGCGCCGAGGCCGTCGCCGAGCACCATGCCCGCGCCCGGCGGACGGCGAGAGAGAACATCGCCGACCTTGTCGACCCCGGCTCGTTCCTGCAGTACGGGTCGCTGGTCGTGCCTCAGGGCCTTCAGGGGACCGTCGACGAACTGCTGCAGTATGCCCCGTCCGACGGCATGGTCATGGGCCTGGCTCAGGTCAACCGCGACCTCTTCGGCCCTGAGAAGTCGCGCTGTGTCGTCATGTCCTACGACTACACGGTGCTGGCCGGGACCCAGGGCGGCATGAACCACCGCATGATCGACCGCATGTTCGAGACGGCGGCGAAGCTCAAGACCCCGGTCATCCTCTTCGCGGAGGGCGGCGGCGGCAGGGCCGGTGGCGGGTCCCGCGGCGGTCCCACGGGCGGCCGGCCGGAAAACGCGCCGGGACAGATCAGCGGTGGCGGCGGGCTGGGAGTGCCCTCCTGGAAGAAATTGAGCGACCTCAGCGCGCTCGTGCCGCTGGTCGGCATCGTGTCCGGGCGCTGCTTCGCCGGGAACGCGGCGCTCCTCGGGATTTGTGACGTCATCATCGCCACGCCAGACGCCACGATTGGCATGGGCGGGCCGGCGATGATCGAAGGCGGCGGACTTGGCGTCTACCGGCCGGAGGAGGTCGGCCCGGTATCCGTCCAGGTCCCCAACGGCGTGATCGACATTCTCGCGCAGGACGAGGCCGAGGCCGTGCGGGTGGCGAAGAAGTACCTCTCGTACTTCCAGGGGCGTGTCGGCACCTGGGAGGCGGCCGACCAGCGCAAGCTGCGCAACATCATCCCGGAGAACCGCCTGCGCGTGTATGACGTGCGCCAGGTCATCGAGACGCTGGCGGACAAGGAGTCGGTGCTGGAGCTCCGCCGCGACTTCGGAAGAGCGATGATCACGGCCCTGGTCCGCATCGAGGGGCGGCCACTGGGGGTGGTGGCGAACAACCCGCTGTTCAACTCCGGCGCGATCGACAGCCCGGCGGCGGACAAGGCGGCGCGCTTCCTCCAACTCTGCGACGCCTTCGACCTGCCCGTGCTCATGCTCTGTGACACGCCCGGGATCATGGTCGGGCCGGAGGCGGAGAAGACGGCCCTGGTGCGCCACGCCAACCGGATGTTCGTCGTCGGCTCGACGATCTCGGTGCCGGTCTTCACCATCGTGCTGCGCAAGGCCTACGGGCTCGGGGCGCAGACGATGGGCGGCGGCAATCACCGCATCCCCGTATTCACCCTCGCCTGGCCCACGGGCGAGTTCGGCGGCATGGGCCTCGAGGGCCAGGTCAAGCTCGGACGCCGGCGCGAGCTGGAGGCCATAGACGACCCGGTCGAGCGGCGCGAACGCTTCGAGCGCTACGTGGAGCAGGCGTACGCCCGCGGCAAGGCGATCAACGCGGGCCACGTCTTCGAGGTCGACGACGTCATCGACCCCGCGGACTCGCGGCGATGGCTCAGCGCGGGCCTGGAGTCGCTGCCTCCCCCACCGCCGCGCGTAGGCAAAAAGCGTCCCTGCATAGACGCCTGGTAG
- a CDS encoding ABC transporter substrate-binding protein — protein MALGAGAAALSLVGCGGGDDSGGGGEKDPSGLLSFPKDTTAQAKPGGIFKDVLTADTTTMDPIASTSFTAKAYVAAFTYPQLVKFKVAKYPDRADGTVEGDAMESIEISGDKLQITMKLRPGMKWDPRAPTNGREVDIQDVVASLERYRDINPFRGDIFYDAGTAPSSPVETIQAPDSRTLVLKLKLPDASLLPNLANYATAYVLPKEAFSGGFDPKGEVRGYGPWLLEDYRPSQHFIWRKNPDYYVKGRPFSDKIERPIVTEYAQRLAQFRAGNIWTSVVVQEDVFTTKRDLPQTELRQGETHASGATSIGFGYAGNSPWKDQRLRQALNYLLDRETLADVLGNREQFRKEGVDAETRMHSIVGAAWDGYWVDPTDEKKFGPNAKFFKYNVAEAKKLMSAAGFPNGVESTFYYNGSTNYGAAYTRLAETLIGMFNEGGMRLKQGPTEYQNDWLPNYHFAYTNSYHPAGQTRNFDGLALRAPTFYATVTQTLFTNQHKDGSRFEGCTPNGLNPNNGDPELNSKIERLRGEFDIGKAHAIALDIAQFVAEKAYFIQGRPYSLLGFGLTWPVIGNYGLWRTWPTSRIVPETALHWWIDTSKPPLARS, from the coding sequence GTGGCGCTCGGCGCGGGGGCTGCCGCCCTCAGCCTCGTGGGCTGCGGAGGCGGCGACGACAGCGGTGGAGGCGGCGAAAAAGATCCGAGTGGCCTGCTTTCGTTCCCGAAGGACACTACGGCTCAGGCCAAACCAGGCGGCATCTTCAAGGACGTCCTTACCGCTGACACGACCACCATGGACCCGATCGCTTCGACGTCCTTCACGGCGAAGGCCTACGTCGCAGCGTTCACGTACCCCCAGCTGGTGAAGTTCAAGGTCGCCAAGTATCCCGACCGCGCCGATGGCACGGTTGAGGGTGATGCGATGGAGTCGATCGAGATCAGCGGCGACAAGCTGCAGATCACGATGAAGCTCCGGCCTGGTATGAAGTGGGACCCGCGCGCCCCGACGAACGGACGTGAAGTCGACATTCAGGACGTGGTCGCCAGCCTCGAGCGCTACAGGGATATCAACCCGTTCCGCGGCGACATCTTCTACGACGCCGGCACGGCCCCTTCTTCACCGGTGGAGACGATCCAGGCACCCGACTCGCGGACGCTGGTGCTCAAGCTCAAGCTCCCCGACGCGTCCCTCTTGCCGAACCTGGCGAACTACGCCACGGCATACGTTTTGCCCAAGGAGGCCTTCAGTGGCGGCTTCGACCCCAAGGGCGAAGTGCGCGGCTACGGCCCCTGGCTTCTCGAGGACTATCGGCCATCGCAGCACTTCATCTGGCGCAAGAACCCGGACTATTACGTGAAGGGCCGCCCGTTCTCGGACAAGATCGAACGCCCCATTGTCACCGAGTACGCGCAGCGGCTGGCGCAGTTCCGGGCCGGCAACATCTGGACGAGTGTCGTCGTCCAGGAAGACGTCTTCACGACCAAGCGTGACCTCCCGCAGACCGAACTACGCCAGGGCGAGACGCATGCTTCCGGCGCAACGAGCATTGGTTTTGGCTACGCCGGCAACTCTCCGTGGAAGGACCAGCGCCTGCGGCAGGCCCTCAACTACCTCCTCGACCGCGAGACGCTCGCGGATGTCCTTGGCAACCGCGAGCAGTTCCGCAAGGAGGGTGTGGACGCCGAGACCAGGATGCACTCGATTGTGGGCGCCGCATGGGACGGCTACTGGGTAGACCCGACGGACGAGAAGAAGTTCGGGCCGAATGCGAAGTTCTTCAAGTACAACGTGGCTGAGGCGAAGAAACTCATGAGCGCCGCCGGCTTCCCGAACGGCGTGGAGTCGACCTTCTACTACAACGGCTCCACGAACTACGGGGCCGCCTACACTCGCCTGGCCGAAACGCTAATCGGCATGTTCAACGAGGGCGGCATGAGGCTAAAACAGGGCCCGACGGAGTACCAGAACGACTGGCTGCCCAACTACCACTTCGCCTACACCAACTCCTACCACCCCGCGGGCCAGACCAGGAACTTCGACGGCCTTGCCCTGAGGGCGCCTACCTTCTACGCGACGGTCACCCAGACCTTGTTCACGAACCAGCACAAGGATGGCAGCCGCTTCGAGGGCTGCACGCCGAACGGCCTGAACCCGAACAACGGCGACCCCGAGCTCAACTCGAAGATCGAACGGCTCCGGGGAGAGTTCGATATCGGCAAGGCGCACGCCATCGCCCTCGACATCGCTCAGTTCGTGGCGGAGAAGGCATATTTCATACAGGGAAGGCCGTACTCCCTCCTTGGCTTCGGCCTGACCTGGCCTGTGATCGGCAACTACGGCCTCTGGCGCACCTGGCCCACGAGCCGCATCGTGCCCGAGACCGCGTTGCACTGGTGGATCGACACTTCGAAGCCGCCGCTGGCGAGGAGCTAA
- a CDS encoding CoA transferase, protein MADSVPAPGPLSDVRVLDLAGEAGVFAGRLLADLGADVIRVEPPQGSAVRRRSPFLDDVAGLERSLYHLHFNANKRGITLDISRPEGIDLLRRLAAVSDAVIETAPPGEMDALGAGYEDLRAANPALLYVTITPFGQQGPLRNYRGNDLVGAASSGLMYLNGEPEDPPNQPGAEQAYHMASLVAASALLMALYGRDRRRPPSGHRIDVSLQEAASMATLQTASANYYTWYRRVPQRRGLSVFGGRHLFQCAEGRWVSFVIMPYRWDDFVRWLRDEGIESEVCGEEWRDPAFRAQRPGAATPAIAELASRHPRDYLFHEGQKRLISVQPVNDVSDILEDPQLRSRDAFVRYEVEGREMLDSGPVPRMSATPLSLWRQAPRLGEHNEEVYGGLLGLSAARISALRDGGVI, encoded by the coding sequence ATGGCCGATTCCGTACCTGCCCCTGGGCCGCTATCCGACGTCCGCGTGCTGGACCTGGCCGGGGAGGCGGGCGTATTCGCCGGACGCCTCCTCGCGGACCTCGGCGCTGATGTCATCCGCGTGGAGCCGCCGCAAGGCTCCGCGGTGCGGCGCCGGTCGCCGTTCCTCGACGACGTCGCAGGCCTCGAGCGAAGCCTCTACCACCTGCACTTCAACGCCAACAAGCGCGGCATAACCCTCGACATCTCCCGGCCGGAAGGCATCGACCTCCTGCGCCGCCTGGCAGCCGTGTCGGATGCGGTCATCGAGACGGCCCCGCCCGGGGAGATGGACGCCCTGGGCGCAGGCTATGAAGACTTGCGAGCCGCGAACCCTGCGCTCTTGTACGTGACCATCACGCCGTTCGGCCAGCAGGGGCCGCTTCGGAACTATCGTGGCAACGACCTCGTCGGCGCTGCATCGAGCGGCCTGATGTACCTGAACGGCGAGCCCGAGGACCCGCCGAACCAGCCCGGGGCCGAGCAGGCGTATCACATGGCCTCGCTCGTCGCGGCTTCAGCGCTACTCATGGCGCTCTACGGCCGCGATCGTCGCCGGCCGCCGTCCGGGCATCGCATCGACGTGAGCCTCCAGGAGGCGGCATCGATGGCGACCTTGCAGACGGCGAGCGCGAATTACTACACGTGGTACCGGCGCGTACCGCAACGTCGCGGTCTGTCAGTCTTCGGCGGACGCCACCTCTTTCAGTGCGCGGAGGGACGCTGGGTCAGTTTCGTGATCATGCCCTACCGCTGGGACGACTTCGTGCGCTGGCTCCGCGACGAGGGCATCGAGTCCGAGGTCTGCGGCGAGGAGTGGCGCGACCCTGCCTTCCGCGCGCAGCGTCCCGGAGCTGCCACCCCGGCCATCGCCGAGCTGGCGTCGCGGCACCCGCGCGACTACCTGTTCCACGAGGGCCAGAAGCGCCTGATCAGCGTCCAGCCCGTGAACGACGTGAGCGACATCCTCGAGGACCCTCAGTTGCGCTCTCGCGATGCCTTCGTCCGGTATGAGGTCGAAGGCCGGGAGATGCTCGACAGCGGGCCGGTGCCGCGCATGAGCGCAACGCCGCTGAGCCTCTGGCGCCAGGCGCCGCGCCTGGGCGAGCACAACGAAGAGGTCTACGGCGGCCTCCTGGGACTGTCCGCGGCGCGGATCTCAGCGCTGCGCGATGGGGGCGTCATATGA